ACTCAGGAAGCGTCGAGCAAGATGCAGATATGATTATCAGCTTGTACCGTGACGATTACTACAATCAACCATCCAACCCGAACAGTACAAGCATCGTTGAACTGAACGTTTTGAAAAACCGCAATGGCCAAACCGGCAAAGTCGAAGCAGCCTTTCAAAAAGAATATGGCTTATTTTTGAATCTTATGAAGCACAGTGATGTGCAAAAATGATAGAAAATCGTGATATTGTGTCTAGGACAACGTGTCCTAGACATGAATAAAAAATTACCTTGCCCCATGTTCGTGGCAAAAGAAATTGATTATTTAAGATTGGGCGGATAATGAAAAAACAGGAGAGCAAGTTGCACCGTATTCCATATGCTCTCCTTTTTATTTTTGAATCGCCTATTTATTGATGTTCCCACTGCATTAATGATCTTATCACGCAATACCACTTGTTTTCCTTGTTACTCTAATCGAGCAATGCTTATCATTTCACCTTCGTCTGGCCAAACAACGCGATTATTCTCATCATACCTCAACCCATTGACAAAAGGGAAAATGTAAAGCTTTTCACCTTCTAACAGTGTCTCTACATATTGCTCTTTCACAATTTCGCATGCCTCTTCAAGCGAGAAAGCTTTCACGATTTTCTCTTTTACATCCATTTCTTTTTTGGATCGAATGACATAAAATTTCTTCATTCTAGAATCCCCGCTTTCCAATCATTAATATAAAAAAATAAAAAACCATCAGCTTCATGCATTACTTGTATAGCATTCAACCGATGGATTTTTCACTATGTCATCCACGACCCAAAGGCCTCTTTTATATTTTTCTCGTCAACAAATAATAAGTACAAAATAGAAATGATAATTTAAATATGTACACAAATGCTTGAATAATAATGTACAAAATTGACTTTAGATTTCATACTAATCATGAGGTGGTTAGTATGTACATATCGATTAATGTCGAATCTGATTTTGAGATTAAGAGTCTTAAAGACTTACCAAAATTAAAACAACTAATGGAGCATTTGAAGATGAAAATTAATAAAAGTCAATTAGCTAGAGATCTAGGTGTAGATCGTAGAACCATTGATAAATATTTAAATGGATTTATTCCTAAACGTACACGAAAGAAGCATTCCAAAATTGATGAATACTATGAAATCATTGCGGCACTACTTTCGGAAGATGCTAAGCAGAAGTTTTATTATCGACGTGTGCTATGGCAGTATTTAAAGGATAATCATGGACTGGATTGTGCAGCATCGACGTTTCGAGCGTATATTGCAAAAACGCCCGAATTTAATGCTTACTTTGAAGAGGATAAACGGATTCCTTCTCCTAAAGGCACAGTACGTTTTGAAACGCCTATAGGAAAACAAGCACAATTGCATTGGAAAGAGAGTATTCCTTTTGAAACAAAGGATGGTCAGAACGTTGAAATCAATGTTGCAATACTGATTCTATCTCATTCACGTTTCAGAACCTTCCTAATGAGTATTTCTAAATCACAAAGTGTCCTGTTTTCCTTCTTAACAGAAACATTCGAAGCTCTTGGAGGGGTGCCGGCTGAAATAATCACGGATAATATGAAAACCGTTATGGATGAGGCAAGAACAGAACATTCCCCAGGAAGAGTAAATGACAAGTTTGCACAATTCGCTAAGGATTTTGGTTTTGAGGTGAAGCCATGCATTGCTGGACGTCCACGGACAAAAGGAAAAGTCGAAACCACAATGAAAATATTAGATGAAATTCATGCTTATCAAGGTCAGTTGACCTTGGAAGAATTACATCAATTTGTGCAAGACTTATCTCATCGGGTGAACCATGAGGTCCACCAAGGAACTGGAAAAATTCCTGCGATAGAATTCAAAAAAGAAAGGAATCACCTACTCCAGTTACCAGCTGAGAAAGTAAGAGATTCCTATCGGATCAAACATACGCTTGTAAAAGTCAATGCATCCAACATGATTTCCTACAAATCAAACCAATACTCGGTACCAGCACAGTACCAAGGAAAGAAAGTAGGCTTACAAGTGTATGATAATCAATTATGGATTTATTATAACACGGAACTGATTGCGCAACACCCTATAAGTAACAAGAAATTAAATTATCAGGAAGCACATTATCAAGAAGCCTTGGGCGTTTCCATGCCAAATTATCCGGATATTGATGATCTAGCAAAACGGAATTTAGCAGCGATTGGGGAAGTGTATAAATAATGAATCCAACAACAAACTATCAACAACTCATACAAAACTTAGATTATTTGAAGCTCAAGCAAATGTCCTTGCATTTAAATGAAGTCTTAGACTTCAGCGTTAACCATCAATTGTCACTGGTAGATACGCTAGTGAAACTGACGAATTACGAAATTGATGTACGTGAACAAAATATGATTCAATCGATGGTGAAGGTTGCGGCTTTTCCGCATTTGAAAGAAATAAAGGATTTTGATTTTAGTTTTCAACCGTCAATAAATCAAAAACAAATTTTAGATTTTTTAACGCTTCGATTTATCGAAGCAAATGAAAACATAGTTTTTCTAGGGCCAAGTGGCGTAGGAAAAACACATTTAGCCACTTCCATTGGGATTGAGGCAGCGAAGAAACGTACAAGCACTTATTTCATTAAGTGCCATGATTTAATTCAAAATCTGAAGAAAGCACGTTTAGAAAATCGGTTAGAGAGCAGATTAAAACACTATACAAAATATAAACTATTAATTATTGATGAGATCGGTTATTTACCGATTGATGCCGAGGACGCAAAGCTTTTCTTCCAACTCATCGATATGCGTTATGAGAAGCGTAGTACGATTCTTACAACGAATGTGAATTTTAAAGCATGGGATGAAATCTTTCAAGAACCCAAGCTGGCCAATGCGATTTTACGCAACCGTTGTCTCTATCATTGGAGATTCTTATCGTTTAAAGGATCATTTGGCGAAAGAAAACGAGTGATTTTGTACATCCTTAAACAAGCAAAAGTGTACATATTTGTGTTGACATTTATATGTTGAACCCGATCAAAAAATTTTTCTAAGTCTATATCTACCACAATGTTGTATCCATCTTCGATAAATTGTCTTGCCTGCTCAATTGCTTGGTGGGCGCTTCTGTTTGGTCTGAAACCATAGCTATAGGGACTAAACTGTTTCTCAAATATGGGCGTAAGTTTTTGGACTACGGCTTGTTGGAAAATGCGGTCGGTGACGGTCGGAATGCCTAGGTTTCTTTTCCCACCGTTAGGCTTTGGAATTTCAACCCTTCTTACTGGTTTTGGTTTGTATTTCCCTTCTCTTATGAGTTGGACAAGTTTATATCCTTCCTCCTTCAAGTAAAGGTGAGTAGCTTCTATATCTTTCCCATCGACACCGGCTGCTCCTTTGTTTTTCTTAACCCTCTTAAAGGCTTTATTCAGGTTGTCAGGGTCTAATATCCTATCAATTAAGCTTTCTTGTGATTCCATATTGTTCCCATGCTATCGAGGTTGAACAAGGAGAACTCCACGCTATATAGAGATATTCAGTTTTCCGAACCTTCTATCTTTACATAGCCATTATTGAAATGTTGGCTATTTCTTCGTTCCCTTGTAAATAGCTCTAGCACAGTCGCTCCTTTCGTTCCGTCCTTCTTAGTCCACCAGGACTAATACTATGACTTCAGCTGACTTCTCTTGGTTCAGCTACTTATCGCTAAGTAGGTTCTTCTAGGGGTACCAAGAGACCTCCCGGGGTAAGTCCACTCACTTTCTCCTCATATATCTGCCACATTTATTCCCATTCCATCCGGGGATATTTTGGACTTTGTTTTGTTATGCAAACTCGTCCTGAAATGAGAACCTCAAATGTGATTCGTGTACCTCAGACCAAGGATTTTCCTAGGGCTTCCTTCAGATTCCGCGTCACCGCGGACACCCTTGCCTTCGGCTAATGGTTCGCATATCCCAACGCCCATAGCGGACTTTCACCGCCTAGTTAGTGGACATGCCCGGCGCACATAAAAAGGTCCTGTGCCACTTTAGGCACAGGACAGTTTTAAATTTGATTATTCTGTTACTCTAAATTTCACAGAAGCTGTTTTTCCGTCTACTATGTAAGTAACAGCAAATGTGTCGCCTTTGCTAGCTCCTTTTACATCCACTACAGAAGTGCCATTCTTATCAACAGTAATTTGAGTATCATCCTCTTTAGCATCTACTAAGTTAGTAACTGTGAAAACTACGTTCTCAGGATTATAAGTGAACCCGTATTGATCTGTAACTTTAAGTACTCCTTTAAGAGCTGCAGAATCATTATCAGTACTTAGATCAGTAGCTGCAACAGAAGCTACACCTTCTTTAACTTTCTCAGAATCGAATTCAACTTTATCAGCTTTTGGAGCAACATTAGATAAAGTTATTTCTTTTGTTAAAGTTACTGGCTTGTCAGCTGCATCTACTACAATTGTAACTGTAGATTTTAGCTCTGTTTTATCTTTGAAAGCAGCTTCAAGCTCATCTGCTGTCTTAGCTACGTCAAGTTTACCAGTTTCTTTGTTGTAAGTTAGTAATGAACCACTAGTGTGTACAGTGTAATTAGAAGCAGGTAAGAGAACTTTTTCGCCTTTTTCAGTTAAACCATATACTTTCAACTCTCGAGCATAAGTTTCATCAGTGTTTGCATAGATTGTTGCTACATCTGCTACTTCATATGAAGTAAATGCAGTCTTATCAGTAACGTTGAAAGTAACTTTAATTGGGCTAGTAGCAACATCTTTACCGCCTTTTTGTAGTGTTAAAGTAATTTCTTCGCTACCTTTTTTCACACCTTCAACAA
The window above is part of the Bacillus methanolicus genome. Proteins encoded here:
- the istA gene encoding IS21 family transposase; this translates as MYISINVESDFEIKSLKDLPKLKQLMEHLKMKINKSQLARDLGVDRRTIDKYLNGFIPKRTRKKHSKIDEYYEIIAALLSEDAKQKFYYRRVLWQYLKDNHGLDCAASTFRAYIAKTPEFNAYFEEDKRIPSPKGTVRFETPIGKQAQLHWKESIPFETKDGQNVEINVAILILSHSRFRTFLMSISKSQSVLFSFLTETFEALGGVPAEIITDNMKTVMDEARTEHSPGRVNDKFAQFAKDFGFEVKPCIAGRPRTKGKVETTMKILDEIHAYQGQLTLEELHQFVQDLSHRVNHEVHQGTGKIPAIEFKKERNHLLQLPAEKVRDSYRIKHTLVKVNASNMISYKSNQYSVPAQYQGKKVGLQVYDNQLWIYYNTELIAQHPISNKKLNYQEAHYQEALGVSMPNYPDIDDLAKRNLAAIGEVYK
- a CDS encoding reverse transcriptase domain-containing protein; its protein translation is MESQESLIDRILDPDNLNKAFKRVKKNKGAAGVDGKDIEATHLYLKEEGYKLVQLIREGKYKPKPVRRVEIPKPNGGKRNLGIPTVTDRIFQQAVVQKLTPIFEKQFSPYSYGFRPNRSAHQAIEQARQFIEDGYNIVVDIDLEKFFDRVQHINVNTNMYTFACLRMYKITRFLSPNDPLNDKNLQ